TACTAGAGGACAGAAAGCCTTGAACCAACACTTGGTTACCAGCACTGTGTTGACTCAGATGCTATTTTCTCAAACCAGCTTTCAGGTACTTTTTACTCAGCCACCTGCTATAATCTGACAGGTTTAATAATTAAATAGAAGAATTGCAAAACCAACATGAAGCAGTCATGTGgtcaaccaaataaaaaaataactcagACTTATAGAAATACAGCTTTATAGCATTTGATAGGTTGGCATACAAGGAAAAGCCCTCAGCCATTATTATTTAGGTGCTTTCAGCCTGTAATGTGTGACAATGCATGTAAAAATCAGACTGCACTTGCCTGTTTCAAAGTTATCTTGAAGTCTTCTTGGATTAAGccttttttcacatttctggtTAAGAGAATGACCACATTATACAATTAATAAAGAAATGGCATTCTAGTTCTTGCAGGTACAACTTAAGCATCAGCTAAAAGGCATGCTGGCTATACTTGCTCTGACACACCTCCTGatgtttgaattattttactTATAACTCAGCATGAATTCTATCATGTTACTTTATCTAGTAAGCACGATTCAAGTCCACAAGTCTTTCGGAATCATGCAGCCTTTTAAGAGTCAACAgatcatttttaaaatacaggctTATTGGGAAAAATTGAgtgttttctgaatgttttaagCGCGCAAGGTCTTGCATATGGTGGTTTGGAATCAAAGCTGCACATACATAACCCCATTCTTCAATCTACTTTTCCcgaaaagcaaggagaaagtATTCGCAAACACACAGCTACTGACAATTAAATTAACATGCATTAGACACACAAACTTAGAACTCTCCAGGGAAAAATTAAGTTTTAGTCCCAGGTATGCTGCTCTAAGTACAGAAATGCAGAGGAAAGTATGGCCCTTTGCACTCTGTGAAAATTAAGAGTTCCCTGGCTTCCAAATTATACTAGAAAATTATCACTGGgacatgaaatatttaaacttcGTAACACtgacaaaatgcaaacaaaacaccacagaagTATTTAGCAAAGTCTGTAAAAAGCCTACAAAGTAAATGTGGAGTATTAACAGTTCCACTTGTTTCCATCAAGATCCTACAGATTCCTGctacagtttttcttttatatagcCAAATTTCTGGGCAGTCAATTCTTTGACTTTTCGTTCTTCTACTGTTAGACCCAAATATATCCAATTATTTCTCCCTACAGAGAGGATTTTACAGGATAAGAGTTTATGGTTTCTGCACTTTTACgtgaaaaacagagagaaggtAATAACCTCAAGCCAAAAAGTGAAAAGTCCAGTTAACAGCCAGGAAGCAATAAAATCTAAAGCCTGGACAGGCCAGCTGAGCTGCACAGAAAACTGGGGCTCGCTGATGTACATGAGTCAAAATAGCAGAATTGGAGAGGGGTAAAGtacagtggagaaaaaaaaaaaatcaagatattgtattaaaaaaaatcagagatatTTCAGTGAGCCTTCTCCTAGCCAGCAAAACTATGGGGATGATCAGTTACTGCAAGGAAAGGTAACAAACCAAGAATGTCATACTGAAATTTACAAACTGCTGTAGTCCTGTTAtatgattaaaaaattaaaacttttatgccagaaaaataataaatctccATCTCAACAATTTTGCTAGAGATAACAAAATTAATAAGCATATGCATTACCACTCTGCATCTGTTGCACAACAAAACTCCATGTTTACAATAATTATAATAcattaataaataagaaatgtaCTACATTGACTTATCAAGACACACTACAGCAGCCTATTACCTGACAGGAACCTGGAAAGCTGCAGGACTGTCTACTGAAACAGCTGGCAAATTTTAAACTGCCAAAAACAAGACTTCCTTCCAAAATGGAAACTCTGTGAAGTTTAGTAGGCTTGTCTATTGATGTATATGCATATGAGGTAAGAAATGTTGTATTTCTACAAATACATAGCAAATATTCTGATCAAATAAACTTTTGACAGCTACACACTCTACTTTCTCTCAGTGCAACATTGGCCTGGATATTTGTTAAGCATTACTGGAAGCTGTTAATAAGAGTCACTGTGTGTTTCTTACCCAGGCATGGTTTTGCTTAACTGGTTGATTGTGTACTCCATTTGTTCGCTTCTTTTGGCTGGAACTATCTTGACACTGCTTTTTGCCATTGCTTCTCAAGCTCTGACTCTGCCATTATGTCCAAAATGTAGTAAAGAGAAGAGGTTAGATGACAGCATTGAACATAATTGCTACCTATTAGCTATAACTTTCCTCCAAATAACCTCAAACCATGTGAATGGTATATTTTATAGACAAAGCGAAACACACTGAAATTAACCACACATGCACTCTAGTTACAAAATGTCACCAGCTACTAGTTAGTCTCTCTTGCACTGCTACACACACTGTATTACACAAGAAGTTCAGTTCAGTGAGTTCCCATACATTGATGAGTATTAGTGAGTGGCATCCAAAATATATCAAAATGGTACATGAAGAACACCAAAATGATGGGTAGTAATAGCTATCTACACCTGAAACAACATGACTACCACCTGATACTCACCACCACTAATGTCTGATGAATCTGAGAATCCcctagttgtttttttttttaatgtgtttgtaCTTTTGTGTGCTATGGTGATAAAATTCAATGTTTCTGTTCCAGAGAAGAACTTTTTTGAATGAAGACATCTGTTTTAAATAGTTGTCCTGGATTCAGtggggacagagttaattttcttcacagtagctggCATGGGGCTATGCCTtagatttgtgctggaaacagtgttaaTAACACcaggatgttttagttattgctgagcagggcttacacagagtcaaggccacTTCTGCTCCTCACACAACCACACCAGTAAGTAGGCTGAGGGTgtacaagaagctgggaggagacacagccgGAACAGTTGACCCCAACTGATCAAAGGGATATTCtgtaccatatgacatcatgctcagtatataaagttgtgggaagaagaaggaagagggggaCATTCcaagtgatggtgtttgtcttcccaagtaattGTTATATGTGATGGAGCCCACCTTTCCTGGAGATGACTGAACACCCGCCCGCCCATGGGAAGTGATGAATGAATCCCTTCTTTTGCTTCGCTTGTGTGAACGGCTTTTGCTTTACCCATTAAACTATCTTTATCTCAAACCACAAGTTTTCTCAATGTTACCCTTCCagttctctcctccatcccaccaggggtgagaaagcagctgcctggggtTTGGTTGCCAgatggggttaaaccacaacaatagTCCAGATGCATATGTTTGCCTAAAAAACTACTTAcctttattttcaatatttcagaCATCTCAGGATTATTATATGGCTTCTGTGGCTGTTTTGGCTTCACCCACTGTTCTGCTGAAAAGCCATCTGTAAACACCTGCTGACTACAGCGAATTTTGGATCTAATACGGGAAAACAAACAGTTCACAACAGAACTTCAAGCCTATTCATAGCAGAAGAGAAATATCAaagaattttctgctttttgagaACAACATGGAAGACAAGCTTAAGTAACCTAGTGTGGAAATTTTAATAATGCTTACTGCATTCACACAGCATTGTTTTGCCTGCTGGTAGAAAACCTGTGTTCTGCATAAACAGCAGGATAGGTCCACATTAGCATTAGTCCAGTTGTTGTTAGTGTTGATGCTAACCTGACTCACATTACTGGATCACAGCCTTTTCTTTGGGACTACAGGTTTTAAAGTTTGCTCTTACTGCTTTTGGCTCAGCTGAATCAAAAGCCAGCAGCACTTGTTTCCCTGCTGAATCCCACAGGTTTTATCTATCTAGCTAATTCTGCCAGTATTTTACAGTCCTACTTTATAGAGTCCCATTTTAACTCTGAGTAAGTGCCAAAAGCATTGAACTTGAAGCACTGAAACTTGTTTACTTGTTTTGGCTTCTGCTGCTTGGGTTGCCATAGTCAGGACTCAAGAATTTCTCTCATTTCTCACACACATGaatatttaccaaaaaaaaccccacacaacatACATATCATGACATTAATTAACTTCTCATCCTACTTACAGTCCTTTAAGATATGCctgcaatttatttattttattaatccaTTCTATTACTGGAACACAAATACTTGAACAAAGAGAAAGGCAGCTTTGTATGACCAGAGTTTTATACAAATGATGCAATGAGGTTAAACTGACCTGGTTCTTACCTAGCTTTTTCCAAGTTGGGTTTAGAGGGTGTGCTCCCTGTAGATGAAAATCCATTGTCACTATCCGAGGAATCTCCATTCCTTCGTGAAATCCATTCCCTCAATGGCCTGTGTGCAAGCAGGATCTACTTACTAAAACAAATCTAAAGAAATTGAACTCTTCTGAAAGGCACTGGCCTAGCCTTTGCCTCACCTCAAACATACCTGATAAAGGGAATTGCCATAAAAAATTTGTTAGGTGCCAAACCCAGCTTGGACTTTGGAGTCATATCATTTCTGTGGCATGGTAATTTGTCAATGGAAAACCATTCAATATTctagaaaaacaagaaatagaataaaaatacGCTCTACTGTAGCCTTACAGAATGTTACAAATGCATatcaaatgtaattatttccctTAATGAAAAATTACAATGGAAGACTTTAACAAACAACAGGGTTTTCCACAAAGGTTAATTAACAATGGGATCATTCTTCTGACTGCAGCTACAGAGTAACAGATGGTACAGCACATATTCATTGCAAGATATAGCACCTAAAATATTATATGTTCCAGCAACTAAATTATGAATAAGTGTTTCAAAATACATCCAACCCATGGCACACTGAATGCTATAAACAAAGGCAGAATCTTTAAATAACTTTCAAAGGTGCTACTATTCttgctattttttcttaaaatgtcatCAAAACTAGACCAGAGATACTAGTTCAAAAATTAtccaaaagaaatgcatttagtTTGCAGATtaagtttcattttttgttataaaagaaaaaaacataggtAAAGGCTAGGATTTGTGTTATAATTTATACATTATCACTTCAACCGTTAAAACTCTATACTTTGCAGAATGGGGGTTGAAATGTGGAATTTGCAACATACACAGTGCAGAAGATCCCACATCAGCTTTTCTACTGCAGAATCTAACCCCAAGTCCAGATAAGATGCATATTATGGAAGGAAGTTACAAACTGAACAGGTTTTCAATACAGCTCTACAGGGAATACAAAAATGGCATGCTCAGTTGTATTAAGTCAGATGAAGACAGTGCTTAAACATTGAGACAAAAATCTGTCATGGTAAGTGAAATCTGCCTGGATATGATGAAGTTCTGTTATACAAAGTGCGTATTTacagtacattttaaaaaacctcAAAGTTCACCTCTTCTACTTGGTATTTTGAAAAACGAGTCTCTAATGCAATCCTGTCTAGTCAACTACAAGTACCTTTTCCTATTTATAAAACCCAATGCCTTATTCAGTGGCACCATCTACATGAAAATATGGGCAGCTGTTCTAAACTGAATTGcaatacaagaaagacattCAAACTTCAAAGATTATGTGTATCAGAAACAAGGCTTCCAACAAGCCTACTACCTCAGTCATAGCTTCTCCCTTTCACAATACCTTTTAAAAGCCTGATGGTATACAAACCATCCAAAACAGTTCCCATTTAGTGTCCCCTTCCCAACCTTCTCCTCAAAACATGCTGTTCTTTAAGTCTGGATAGCATTAGAcatgaaaaacagaacacaatccttttctccttctgataTGTAGGCTTTTGTATATCACCAATCAATAACTACATCTTCAGAAGATTATATAGTTAAACATGCATCTATAACTATGAATAATGTGAAATTATTAACACATATACCACCTAAAAGAACAGGAGAATTATAGTTTGACAGCATGCACTAATATTGTTTTCATTATCAATGGAGACATCAGACAGATGGTCAAGAATCAGTCTTTGCTGCAATGCTGCAAGAAGTTGACAAGACCCTACAGTGAAGAGAGGCCATTTGTAAATAGTATTTGAGGCATTCATCATGCTTTCTAGTTTCATTATTTTACAGACTATTAGCTTTAAAGATCAACCTCCATAACAAGGTTACTACagattgaaataaaataacacataCCCGAATTTCCCTTCTGGTTTTGGGGTTGAATTTTGTGTTCTTAGGAACTCCTGGAATGATGTACAACCGTGCTAACTGATCATTAATTCGCAGCTCAATGTATTCTTCTTTGCAGATATAATCTTTAATGTCAAAGCCAGTTTCTTCAAACACCTGAGAAGCACACAGATAAAAATCAGTACAGGTATTCAGATTTATCCCTTCTGAAACTATCATAACAAGGGAAGGAATGACTTTTTCAGATCTATCCAGGAAAACAGGCCACTGCTGGAAAAAACAAGCCTTTACCTGTAGATGTAGGTTCAATAATAGGCAAAGTATTATGATCTTATGTGCTTTACATTTCTCTAAGACAGACAGACCTGTAATAAAAGTTGAAACAACTCTATTACACCTTCATGTAGCAATTTGTTAATAGGGATGGAGAGACTCTGGCTGCTCCTACATGCTGCTGGGTGCATGGAAATCTTATTCACAGCAAAAACTACTACTTGGGGAGTAAAGACACCTGCAAATTCTAGCAAGTTTTATTTGCacatctatttttcttctcttacaaCAACCCTTCTAGCCCCAATACATACAGCCGTTTTTATACTCATAACAAAATCCAGCAATATGCTAGCAAAACTTCTACTACGAAGTTCAACTGCACATTCACACTGACAAACTTAAAACTGCATTATCAGCTactctaaagaaaaaatagtattaTACCTGCTGGAGATTACTAGAAAGATGACAATATTTGAAaagaacagggtttttttttcatattttatggTCTATGTCTGCACTGAAGGATCATAGTTCacagaacggtttgggttgCAAGGGAATGTCAAAGagcatctagtccagccccctgACATGGACAGGGACATATTGCACTAGATCAGGCTACTCAATGCGCCCTACTTCAAAATATATGCTTCTGACACTACTCTCAAGTATACAAGGTTTGTAACATAAGAAGATTCACGTCAAACACACCTAAACGCTTAAATCACATCATGTCTCCAAGCCTGCTAAgtaaatactctttttttaGAAACTTCCTAGTTCTCAAAAATCTCATGAATACctctctggggagcctgttccagtgccctaccaccctctgggtgaagaacctcttcCTAATACCCAGTTTAAACACAACCTTCTCAACTACCAGCTCCTGCATGTATGTATAATGAAAAATAGAACCAAATAattgtatataaaataatagCAAGAAATACTCAGAATACCTTATGCAAAATACCAATGAATTCATTGGTATCATCAAAGTGGTTGTaaatttttgaaaatgcaaaggaaTTTAAGCACAAATATAAAAAAGGTAAGTGTTTAATACAAAGCAAATAACTGATCAGTCAATCTTCAATCAGAATGTACAACCCCtcttaaaccaaaataaaaagctaGTCATCCTCCCATCTAACTACATTACTACAGACCttagggaaacaaaaaaaaaaaaataaaaggaaaacaaacaaaacacaaaccaaaatccacagacaccaaaaaaaaacacacaaaaacccaaaaaaaatgACCACACACTGTCTCAAGAGAAGATAATACTTCTCCTCCATACTTACTGCTAATATGAATGTTTGCCCTTCTTAAATGATCTTTCCAAATTATTTAAGTGAATTTATTGTAGAAACTCCTTTTACCGAAAGAATCATCCATTTAGTAtggttttgtttccatcagCTTCTGAAACACTACTGCACTGTGTAGGCATTGCACAGTGAAGATCTGTTCAATTATACCTTATACAGATGCAGTTTATGGTTTTAGACCTGCGCTGACTTCAGTAAAAGCAGTTAAAAGATTTATGCACAGATATTGCAGACATGCCGATTTCTGGCCACATgcaagccatgaagaacctgcTAGTTTATGCACAATTACAATCTACCTTCATGGAAAAAGATCATAGCACCAGTGATGTTCACTATTATAATCTAAATCAAttctccaaattaaaaaaaaaaaaaatcaaaatattttccccagTATTATTGTGCTGACTTTAATGCTTTTGCTAGCCTAAATTGAAGTAAAGAGGAAGGCATACTTCACGTCATCCCTTCATGAAGCAGTTATACCTAATTTGTCCTGTCCCTTTGTGCTGTGGTCAATACATTTTTATGGTCTTCTCTCCCTTCAGTTCAGTCTTTTAGACCAGCCCTAGAAGGATCTGACTTGTAGAAGTTTCACTTAGCAAACTATTTATGGGGGACGGGGAAAGAGATATGCGTTGAATAATCAAGTTACCGTTATAAAATCCCTGCTCATCTTTCCCAAGCCCTTGAGTACTGCAGTGATAGCCCACTGCATTTGCAGATCAGGTGTTTTACTCTTTGGTACCATCTAATACCACATAAATAATGCTCTACACTCACAGATCAGTAACTGCTAACATGAAAGTGTATTTCATCTGTGTCCATTGCATAATAGTGCAATGTTAAGATCTAACATCCATATTAAATTTATGAGTGGTATGGAAAGCACCACCAGGGaatcagaaatacagaatttttcATTCATGTCTCTTTGAcagatatatttaaaagaaaaagtccaTTTTTTCTAAGATACTGATTCAGTCCAGCCACGAAGAAAACTAATGCATCTTGCTACTTTCcctcatctttatttttcctctcaaaaatTCTGGATGTATTATGTTACATGAACATTGAGTAGTATATTTTTACAGGCTATTCTTAACATACATCTTCACTATATACTTAGGTCTCCAGCACCAATAAATCCCAcagattattttacttttagattttatttcccATATATGTTGATCCTTGTTCCTGCACCACTGAACAATATAAAAGTTCTTCACAACTTTTACATAATCTTCTACAATCTCCAACTCAACTCTTTAGTCTTTTTACATTGCCCAGTGTACAGATGCTAAATCCCATTCTTCTACCTTTTTACAGTTCTGGTGGtacttgaaataaatattcaaaaagCCACAAAGTACTAATATTTCCCAAGCACCAAAAGGAATACTTTAAAGTAAAACGGTAATTCAGTAGAGAACTTTCAAAACAGTACTCACTTAACTTAGCAAGCTAATGCAAAACCATCACAAACATCAAAgagtgatttttaaattatctaaCCTCACCCTTGATTATCACTCTGGAATTCAGAAAAGCACTAAAAGCTACAGTAGAAGACTCCTGCAAGAACTGACTATTTATTTACCTGCTTTCAATAAATATAACCTAAGTAAAATGTCTTTTCATTAAACACATATAACCTGCTCTCAGAgagatttcatttatttagcTTAAATTTAAGGGAATCAAATATAACTTACCTCTCTAGCAGCACAGTCATGAGGAGCCTCTTCTTTATTTACTTTCCCTTTTGGAAATCCCCAACCAGACTTTGCTAAATAGCCCTGAACCAAAAGAACCTGCAAAATACACAGGAACGCAACTGTTAAACACTCACTATTCTAACCAATGTCTTTGAAATGTCTTcccttcactgttctctgctTCTCCAAAATGATCGTTTATCCTGGAGGAAAGAACCCATTATGCTTTCTGTATTCTAAGAACAACTGCAAAATTTTTTACAGGATCATGCAActctgaataaaaataacaaacccgagtaggaaaggaagcagaaatgtCTTTACTGTTTCCTGTATTATATTTCTGTACACACACAGTGTCAAGTAATTGTCAGGTCTTTGTGAATCTGAAGCACtgctttgtggtttgttttgtttgtttgtttggtttttttgtttgtttgttttgtttgtttttcctcaccagatgaaaaatataaacaacaaaaagattACTTCTGCCAGCATATGCCATCCTTCCCTCTAGGCCTTCACAACTATTTCCATACTTACATTTTCAAGTGTCTCATCAAGAATTATTGCACCATAGGTTGGCACTCCCATTTTGTATTCTTTCCACTCCTCTAGAACCTTCTGTACATCTTCACCTTGAGGCAGTAAAAAAGGGCAGTGATTGAAGAGTACAGCAGCATGTTAAGGAAGATAAATGTAAGCATCCAGTTTCAAATCACATGCAGGCACAAAAAATTCAATGTATACAATAGCCACACTCCCTCTCCTAAGTGCTTTCAGGATATATTCTGTtggaagtaaaaaatattatgaATAACCTATTACCAAGATCAGAAATTACCCGTTTTCCACAGTTCTTTAACAGTCTGAGAAACATCTCTTTTGTAGATGCTACAGAATTACGAAAGCAATTAACAGATAAAAATCACACACCTAATGATACTTCTAATCACTAACACAAACTGATATTTTGCTGCTGCAAGTATGAAATTTTATTAACAACATTCATTTTGCTCTTCATTCACTGAGACTGAAAACAATCACAGTATTAAAAAGGATATCAGCTTTAGCGAAGTCTCTTATCCCACACTGAGGTAATCCTGGTGTGTTTTGCATGTAGAAATCCAAGTAAAACCAATGGGCAAGTTCAATCTGAAAACACACTCTGATTGCATTGTCTCTCTCTTCACTTGGAATGTGTAAAATAAATCGGCTGttaggaaagacagaagagtaAGATTAGCCAAATATACCAGGTTGGACAAATCTAAGAACAAAAATGCATTGCAACAGTAGAATTTCTGATCCACTGGCACAGAGCAACAGACCACTGGTCTTTCAGGTTGTCTGGACAGCAAAAGGTTTTCACATCAaagtaaaatacaatttttaaagtcAAGAAAGGGAATGGATCATGATGTTCTTTCACAAAAGccaattaaaataaactaaGTAAATAAACTGTTGTGAAAACAGGAACAGTGAGGACATCCTACATAAATGGCCATATTACAAGAAAGCATGTATTTTTACATGCTCAGTAAAGAACATCTGTAAACTCTGATAACAGAAGTCGACgcttttttttctggacacAAGTTAACACGGCTACGTATTCTCACTTAAAACTACAGCAACCTACTGATTTACGCAGGTTTTAAAATTCAATATGATCCTATCAACTTTCTcaatctgaaataaaacatggacaattggtttatttttcaagtcTACTTTATGCTTTAGCTCAGCTACTGGCACACAAATAGAGAGTCCCAGAGAAGTGTAAGCAGAACTGTGTAACAGCTTATTGTACTCAAGCAGAAGCAgctttacttatttatttgttagATCCAGAACAacagaatttttcttcttagcAGTTTAAGGTTATCCACTCCATTGAGCTTAAACCATTGGACAAAGATCTTTCACATTCAAGTCTTGAGCATGACCGGGTAAATTCCAAAAGGACATAATATGATTgccagaaacagaaatacataaGACATCTTTATTTAGATTTTGACGAGTATAAATTGTTCAAAGGTGTCAAAAACGGCTGCCCCTCTCAGCCACTGTGGCCAAGGACTCTCAGGCCTAGGCAGTGTGGCCAGCCCCATGCCCTGGGGTCCTGCCCAAGCTGAGGGACACGGCTGCCACTTTCCCTTCAGCAGATTCGACCAGGAACAAATGCCAGCATATATGCCAGGGGCACACAGAGGACACCAATACAGGTGGTCCCACAGGCTGCCACAGACAGGTGCTGCCTTCAACAGCACCTATATAGAAGACTCACAATACACAAGCACAAACTGCAAActccccttctcttcttcagctggCAGAAGCAGAAGGTGTCCAGTGCAAGCACACACTTGACACCCTTCAGGTTCACAAGCACACATGTGTCTCAGTTTAGCCCCAGCCCTAAAACCACATGCTGCTCACTCACCCCacccccagtgggatggggaggagaattagaaaacaaaacgcAAAACACAGTGTGATGGGATAGAAACAGTTTAAtagaactgcaaaaaaaaatggaaaaataagcccaaacaaataaaaaataacaatatacAAAGCAGGGAGTACACAGCACAGTCTCTCATCATGTGGTAAATCCAGTATTGCCGTTTGCCTTTTCCAAGCAAACAATTCCTCTGAAGCAGCAACTGTGAATTCCCAACTGCAGCCTGCACTGAAAATTCCCTGATGTCCCAGACAGCAGCTCACACACAAAGTACAATAGCACTGAACCACACAGCCCAGAGAGAACAGAGAGCATCCTGGACtgtcccaccctccagcagtgagaaagaaagagaccGTCTCCCTGGCCAGCCCCCCTTTTTGTAACTGAGCATGACCTTATATAacactgtttcccacaacattctcctggagaagctgcagctcatggcctggatgggtgtactctgcaatggataaagaactggctggatggctgggcccaaagagttgtggtgaatggagtaaaatccagttggtggctggtcatgagtggtgttccccagggctcagtattggggccagttctgtttaatctctttatcaatgatctggatgaggggattgagtgcaccctcagtaagtttgcagatgacaccaaattgggtgtgAGTGtcgatctgctggagggtaagAAGGCTCCACAGAGGGATGTGGACTGGTTGGATGGTTGGGCTGAGGCAaattgcatgaggttcaacaaggccaagtgctgggtcctgcacttgggtcacaagaaccccaggcagtgctacaggcttggggaagagtgactggaaagctgcctggaggaaaaggacctaggggtgttgattgacagtggCTGAATATGTCAGgccaggagaggaagagagagcgtgaagcagcagcacaaacccCAAGGTCAGagaaaaaggagggagaaaaggtGTTCCATGGCAGAGCAGATATCCACACTGCGGTCTGTAGAAGatcccatgctggagcagatggATATTTCCTGAAGGAACTTCAGCCCATAGGACtgaacccatgctggagcaggggcaaAGCATGAGGAAGGAGCAGAAGCAACAAAGTGTTACAGAGTGCCCAtcaacccccattccccatccccctgtGTTGCTCAGGGGAAACGAAGTAGAGGAGTCATGAAAGAAGGGGTGAAGTTGAACCTGGGGAAAACGGGGATGTCGGAAAGCTGTTGTTTAAATTTtcctgtctttgtttttctatccaaatctattttatttggcaaactaaattatttttccctaaaTCACATCTGTTTTGCCCGTGATCTTAATCGGTAAACAACCTTCCTCTCTCATCCTGAGCCACAAGACTTTCCATTCTATTTTCTCCTACACCACACTGAAGAGGGAGAATGAGTGGCTGAGTGGGCATCTGGCTGCTGGCCAAGGTTAACCCACCACAGTCCTGAAGTCAAAAGATGGGGTAACAGTACTTGCTTATAGGAGAAAGAGAGCACCAAGAAGCTCAAAAACCTACATTAAAACTCAGTACCTCCACTTATTTATGCAGTAAAAAACAACTCAGTAGCATAACACAGCATGACAAAAAAAGATGTAGATATATGTGATTTATTTAGCAGAAGGGGTCAGAGTGGTCCTACTACTGAAGCTTAAACACACAATAACT
The Columba livia isolate bColLiv1 breed racing homer chromosome Z, bColLiv1.pat.W.v2, whole genome shotgun sequence genome window above contains:
- the DCP2 gene encoding m7GpppN-mRNA hydrolase isoform X1, whose translation is METKRAEIPSSVLDDLCSRFILHIPSEERDNAIRVCFQIELAHWFYLDFYMQNTPGLPQCGIRDFAKAVFNHCPFLLPQGEDVQKVLEEWKEYKMGVPTYGAIILDETLENVLLVQGYLAKSGWGFPKGKVNKEEAPHDCAAREVFEETGFDIKDYICKEEYIELRINDQLARLYIIPGVPKNTKFNPKTRREIRNIEWFSIDKLPCHRNDMTPKSKLGLAPNKFFMAIPFIRPLREWISRRNGDSSDSDNGFSSTGSTPSKPNLEKARSKIRCSQQVFTDGFSAEQWVKPKQPQKPYNNPEMSEILKIKSQSLRSNGKKQCQDSSSQKKRTNGVHNQPVKQNHAWKCEKRLNPRRLQDNFETADAVYDLCCSSEDPLPDHIEGQSVACNGHYKFAFSSRAFLSFKFDHDAIMKSFDL
- the DCP2 gene encoding m7GpppN-mRNA hydrolase isoform X2, with protein sequence METKRAEIPSSVLDDLCSRFILHIPSEERDNAIRVCFQIELAHWFYLDFYMQNTPGLPQCGIRDFAKAVFNHCPFLLPQGEDVQKVLEEWKEYKMGVPTYGAIILDETLENVLLVQGYLAKSGWGFPKGKVNKEEAPHDCAAREVFEETGFDIKDYICKEEYIELRINDQLARLYIIPGVPKNTKFNPKTRREIRNIEWFSIDKLPCHRNDMTPKSKLGLAPNKFFMAIPFIRPLREWISRRNGDSSDSDNGFSSTGSTPSKPNLEKARSKIRCSQQVFTDGFSAEQWVKPKQPQKPYNNPEMSEILKIKSQSLRSNGKKQCQDSSSQKKRTNGVHNQPVKQNHAWKCEKRLNPRRLQDNFETDAVYDLCCSSEDPLPDHIEGQSVACNGHYKFAFSSRAFLSFKFDHDAIMKSFDL
- the DCP2 gene encoding m7GpppN-mRNA hydrolase isoform X3, which gives rise to MQNTPGLPQCGIRDFAKAVFNHCPFLLPQGEDVQKVLEEWKEYKMGVPTYGAIILDETLENVLLVQGYLAKSGWGFPKGKVNKEEAPHDCAAREVFEETGFDIKDYICKEEYIELRINDQLARLYIIPGVPKNTKFNPKTRREIRNIEWFSIDKLPCHRNDMTPKSKLGLAPNKFFMAIPFIRPLREWISRRNGDSSDSDNGFSSTGSTPSKPNLEKARSKIRCSQQVFTDGFSAEQWVKPKQPQKPYNNPEMSEILKIKSQSLRSNGKKQCQDSSSQKKRTNGVHNQPVKQNHAWKCEKRLNPRRLQDNFETADAVYDLCCSSEDPLPDHIEGQSVACNGHYKFAFSSRAFLSFKFDHDAIMKSFDL
- the DCP2 gene encoding m7GpppN-mRNA hydrolase isoform X4, with the protein product MQNTPGLPQCGIRDFAKAVFNHCPFLLPQGEDVQKVLEEWKEYKMGVPTYGAIILDETLENVLLVQGYLAKSGWGFPKGKVNKEEAPHDCAAREVFEETGFDIKDYICKEEYIELRINDQLARLYIIPGVPKNTKFNPKTRREIRNIEWFSIDKLPCHRNDMTPKSKLGLAPNKFFMAIPFIRPLREWISRRNGDSSDSDNGFSSTGSTPSKPNLEKARSKIRCSQQVFTDGFSAEQWVKPKQPQKPYNNPEMSEILKIKSQSLRSNGKKQCQDSSSQKKRTNGVHNQPVKQNHAWKCEKRLNPRRLQDNFETDAVYDLCCSSEDPLPDHIEGQSVACNGHYKFAFSSRAFLSFKFDHDAIMKSFDL